The Salvia splendens isolate huo1 chromosome 20, SspV2, whole genome shotgun sequence nucleotide sequence TCCTCATCACAGGCTTTCTTAATACACATGTCTCGTACCATATCATGGAGGTTGCAACTCTTGATTTTTCCATCACTCTTTCTACCGGACACCATCACAAGATTTCTCTTTACAAGTTCCTCCAACCTAACGAGTCTTGAAGTGCGAATATTCACATCTTGTAGGAAACCTCCAACATACAAAAAACAAGACCTTAAATGTTGAGACAAGTAAGTGTAGCTCAAAGATAGTATCTCCTCTAGTTCCCGGCCAACAATAGGATTAACATTTTCAGCAATTTCCTCCCAAGAAGCTTGAATCTTATCGACTGGAGACAAGACGCCTGCAAGGAGGACAACAGCAAGAGGTAATCCTGCACACCTCCGTGCAATCTCTTTCCCAACATTCACCAATTCAGGAAACACCTTTTGCTTGAGCAAATCCCAACTTTGAGAATCATTCATGAACGACATCTCATGAACATCGCTAGCAGTTTTAGAATAACATGCCACATCCGATTGTCTTGTGGTTAACATGATTCTGCTTCCATTATTGTCATCCGGAAAGATACACCTTATGTCATCCCAACTTTGTACGTCCCAAACATCGTCGATTACAACAAGATACCTCTTTTTCTTCAAATACTGAAATACTTTCAATTCAGTTTCACATTCATCCATCTCATCTCCAGACATCTGTTTTTCTAAGGAGGTCGCCCTTCCATGACTTCTCCTGCGATTAAACCGATTTCTTCGGTTATATTTTTGAGTTGTTAATCCAATTTGGCGCGATGTGATTGGATTCGCTGCCACATGAATGTTTGGAGAATGTCTTCAATTTTGTAAGCTACATCCCTAATCCTTGTTTCCCAACTGCTGACTTTATGTGGAAACTGTTGAAAGAAGAGTATGAGGAAATGGACATAGTCGTGGATAGATCCAACTATTTCTGAAGAAAAGAGAGAATCATTATTGGGATCGAGCAAGAGAAAGGAGAGCTGCATAAGTTGCCATACTGTGTAATTTAAGCTTCCAAATATGGATATAATTTAGGGAAGGATATTTCCAAGAGTGTTGCAATTATAGTATAACAATCTTTATGTCTATATCATGTTGGTGCTTAGGCATTCTATTCTTCATCTTATCGTATCTTTAGGTCATATCATGGATGATGCCTTGCCATTCTTATCTTTATCTTATGCTATCTTATCAAGTTGAGAaaattgtttttagtttattaaatagagataaaataaagtagtagaggaaaaagagtgaagtaaaaaagaaagaataaagtaaaccACTCAAGATTGATGCGTCGGAaataggggtgggaaattataccaaaataccgtaataccggacttaccgtaccggaaaaataccgaaaataccgaattttcggtataccgcagtttccggtacggtatgataccgtaccgcaatgtttcggtacggtaacggtatcattttttctataccgcggtataccacggtataccgaaacttcgGTATATACCTAAGCtacggtataccgtggtataccgtataccgtggattcggtatataccgtggattcggtatataccgaagtttcggtataccgatagattattatatatatatatattaatattaaatatgttgtaatatatatattacatttatatatatatattatatttaaaaaaattaatacatcaattaatacaataaaattaaacattcaaatgataatttattcaaacaaattcgaaattaacctgaattatttttttatcaactcatcctattaaatataataaacacaatagcacataacaccgaaagaagattggaaatacgatatcgggaatatgttaaaacagagcacatttgaaagaatttgtattaactcacaccatttagtatatgattctttgtgtaatgtcatattccaaatatacaaagtaattaaaaattttgtttaattcttcgtcccacttcataaaatgtcaattaaaaatatgtgaagctgaaaatgaatcaaatcgtttaattagtgtttaattcattgtatgttatcttattttatatactacttaaattgaaggatgaataaatagaatactgatcagtcattcttaattcttaaagagaaataaatgtccaatttaaattacta carries:
- the LOC121781577 gene encoding putative late blight resistance protein homolog R1B-14, with product MSGDEMDECETELKVFQYLKKKRYLVVIDDVWDVQSWDDIRCIFPDDNNGSRIMLTTRQSDVACYSKTASDVHEMSFMNDSQSWDLLKQKVFPELVNVGKEIARRCAGLPLAVVLLAGVLSPVDKIQASWEEIAENVNPIVGRELEEILSLSYTYLSQHLRSCFLYVGGFLQDVNIRTSRLVRLEELVKRNLVMVSGRKSDGKIKSCNLHDMVRDMCIKKACDEDFLHVMDGRDLPQGLMNERRISFSRFDADDIYGPSSCLPNAWIFLEIHGGRRREQGDFFLGINSKDRFVFYCMKLCSWRKGRDIILITEKQIHDGAGVAIVEDPTG